A window of Clavibacter michiganensis contains these coding sequences:
- a CDS encoding ABC transporter substrate-binding protein yields the protein MSISFPRRAKRAIALGLGIVLAGSLAACSSGSGGGASADSASADDLAKALDTQSSITVWGWAPAIKPIAEAFEKEHPKITVDVQNVGTGADQYTKLQNAIKAGKGAPDVAQIEYFAIPQFALGKSLADLSGYGYTDLKDQFTASTWNAVTEGDALYALPQDSGPMAMFYRQDIFDKYQIAVPTTWDEYVAAAEKMHAADPNQYITSDSGDAGFTTSMIWQAGGHPYKVDGDKVTIDMQDAGAKKYTAMWNQLVANGSLAQTPGWTDEWFRGLGDGSIATLITGAWMPGNLEAQATEGSGQWRVAPMPQYTAGDTATAESGGSSIAVMQQSQNKLVAAEFAKFTTADEQGRQISFDAGGFPSTTADLNSDEFLNETPEYFGGQKINEVLSAASKEVVPDWQYLPFQVYTNSIFSDSASSAYSNGTSLDPVLEAWGKAAAEYGQQQGFTVDVK from the coding sequence GCCAGCGCCGACGACCTCGCGAAGGCCCTCGACACGCAGTCCTCCATCACCGTCTGGGGCTGGGCCCCCGCGATCAAGCCGATCGCCGAGGCGTTCGAGAAGGAGCACCCGAAGATCACGGTCGACGTGCAGAACGTCGGCACCGGCGCCGACCAGTACACGAAGCTCCAGAACGCCATCAAGGCGGGCAAGGGCGCTCCCGACGTGGCGCAGATCGAGTACTTCGCGATCCCGCAGTTCGCGCTCGGCAAGTCCCTCGCCGACCTCTCCGGCTACGGCTACACGGACCTCAAGGACCAGTTCACGGCGTCCACCTGGAACGCGGTCACCGAGGGCGACGCCCTCTACGCGCTGCCGCAGGACTCGGGCCCCATGGCGATGTTCTACCGCCAGGACATCTTCGACAAGTACCAGATCGCCGTCCCCACCACGTGGGACGAGTACGTGGCCGCCGCGGAGAAGATGCACGCCGCCGACCCGAATCAGTACATCACCAGCGACTCCGGCGACGCCGGCTTCACCACGAGCATGATCTGGCAGGCCGGCGGCCACCCCTACAAGGTCGACGGCGACAAGGTCACCATCGACATGCAGGACGCGGGCGCCAAGAAGTACACGGCCATGTGGAACCAGCTCGTCGCCAACGGCTCGCTCGCCCAGACCCCCGGCTGGACCGACGAGTGGTTCCGCGGCCTCGGCGACGGATCCATCGCCACGCTGATCACCGGCGCCTGGATGCCCGGCAACCTCGAGGCGCAGGCCACCGAGGGCTCCGGCCAGTGGCGCGTCGCCCCCATGCCGCAGTACACCGCGGGTGACACCGCGACCGCGGAGAGCGGTGGATCCTCCATCGCCGTCATGCAGCAGTCCCAGAACAAGCTCGTCGCGGCGGAGTTCGCGAAGTTCACGACGGCCGACGAGCAGGGTCGCCAGATCTCGTTCGACGCCGGTGGATTCCCCTCCACCACGGCGGACCTGAACAGCGACGAGTTCCTCAACGAGACGCCCGAGTACTTCGGCGGCCAGAAGATCAACGAGGTGCTCAGCGCGGCCTCGAAGGAGGTCGTCCCGGACTGGCAGTACCTGCCCTTCCAGGTCTACACGAACAGCATCTTCAGCGACTCGGCCTCGTCCGCGTACTCCAACGGCACGTCGCTCGACCCCGTCCTCGAGGCGTGGGGCAAGGCGGCCGCCGAGTACGGCCAGCAGCAGGGCTTCACCGTCGACGTGAAGTAG
- a CDS encoding glycoside hydrolase family 35 protein: MPGLPASSTRFRIGADDFELDGRPHRVIAGALHYFRVHPDQWADRIRKARLMGLDTIETYVAWNAHSPERGAFDTSAGLDLGRFLDLVHAEGMHAIVRPGPYICAEWDGGGLPGWLFEDPAVGVRRSEPLYLAAVDEFLRRVYEIVAPRQIDMGGPVILVQIENEYGAYGDDADYLRHLVDLTRESGIIVPLTTVDQPTDEMLSRGSLDELHRTGSFGSRATERLATLRRHQPTGPLMCSEFWDGWFDHWGEHHHTTSASDAAAELDALLAAGASVNIYMFHGGTNFGFTNGANHKGTYQSHVTSYDYDAPLDETGSPTAKFFAFRDVIARYRSVPDEVPAMRGDAPAFEVAFDAAVPLADLVPDDAAAWRATDAVPSMDQLGVFRGFALHRVELPASTRTRVLAFGEVRDRAVVSVDGVRIGVIQRDQHETAIAVPPGRILEVLVEDQGRVNYGVRIGEAKGLIGPATLDGVELTGWASVPLDLDAMAGSVSSAASLAGASVAEPVRFLDGPVLAHASLEMDAPADLFLDTRSWGKGVAFVNGFALGRHWTRGPQHTLYVPGAQLRAGRNDLVVFETGAAADPVVAFLAQPELGHLES, from the coding sequence ATGCCCGGCCTCCCCGCCTCCAGCACCCGCTTCCGCATCGGCGCCGACGACTTCGAGCTCGACGGCCGCCCGCACCGCGTCATCGCGGGCGCGCTCCACTACTTCCGCGTGCACCCCGACCAGTGGGCCGACCGGATCCGCAAGGCCCGCCTCATGGGGCTCGACACCATCGAGACGTACGTCGCCTGGAACGCCCACTCGCCCGAGCGCGGCGCCTTCGACACGAGCGCCGGCCTCGACCTCGGCCGCTTCCTCGACCTCGTGCACGCGGAGGGCATGCACGCGATCGTGCGCCCCGGCCCCTACATCTGCGCCGAGTGGGACGGCGGCGGGCTGCCGGGCTGGCTGTTCGAGGATCCCGCGGTGGGCGTCCGTCGCAGCGAGCCGCTGTACCTCGCGGCCGTCGACGAGTTCCTCCGCCGCGTCTACGAGATCGTCGCGCCGCGGCAGATCGACATGGGCGGTCCCGTGATCCTCGTGCAGATCGAGAACGAGTACGGCGCGTACGGCGACGACGCCGACTACCTCCGCCACCTCGTCGACCTCACGCGCGAGTCCGGCATCATCGTGCCTCTGACGACCGTCGACCAGCCGACCGACGAGATGCTCTCGCGCGGCAGCCTCGACGAGCTGCACCGCACCGGATCCTTCGGCTCGCGCGCCACCGAGCGCCTCGCGACCCTCCGCCGCCACCAGCCCACCGGCCCGCTCATGTGCAGCGAGTTCTGGGACGGCTGGTTCGACCACTGGGGCGAGCACCACCACACGACCTCGGCGTCCGACGCCGCCGCCGAGCTGGACGCGCTGCTCGCCGCGGGTGCCTCCGTCAACATCTACATGTTCCACGGCGGCACGAACTTCGGCTTCACGAACGGCGCCAACCACAAGGGCACGTACCAGTCGCACGTCACCTCGTACGACTACGACGCCCCGCTCGACGAGACCGGATCCCCCACAGCGAAGTTCTTCGCCTTCCGCGACGTGATCGCGCGCTACCGGTCCGTCCCCGACGAGGTGCCGGCGATGCGCGGCGACGCGCCCGCGTTCGAGGTCGCGTTCGACGCGGCCGTGCCGCTGGCCGACCTGGTGCCGGACGATGCCGCTGCCTGGCGCGCGACCGACGCCGTGCCGTCGATGGATCAGCTCGGCGTCTTCCGCGGGTTCGCGCTGCACCGGGTGGAGCTGCCCGCGTCGACCCGCACGCGCGTGCTCGCGTTCGGCGAGGTGCGCGACCGGGCCGTGGTGTCGGTCGACGGCGTGCGGATCGGCGTGATCCAGCGCGACCAGCACGAGACCGCGATCGCCGTGCCGCCCGGCCGGATCCTCGAGGTGCTCGTGGAGGACCAGGGGCGCGTGAACTACGGCGTGCGGATCGGCGAGGCGAAGGGGCTCATCGGGCCGGCGACGCTGGACGGCGTCGAGCTCACCGGCTGGGCGAGCGTGCCGCTGGACCTGGACGCGATGGCTGGTTCGGTGTCGTCCGCTGCGTCCTTGGCTGGAGCCTCCGTCGCGGAGCCGGTCCGCTTCCTCGACGGGCCCGTGCTCGCGCACGCGTCCCTCGAGATGGACGCGCCCGCCGACCTCTTCCTCGACACGCGCTCGTGGGGCAAGGGCGTCGCCTTCGTCAACGGCTTCGCGCTCGGCCGTCACTGGACCCGCGGGCCGCAGCACACGCTCTACGTGCCGGGCGCGCAGCTCCGCGCGGGCCGCAACGACCTCGTCGTGTTCGAGACGGGCGCGGCGGCGGATCCGGTCGTGGCGTTCCTGGCGCAGCCGGAGCTGGGGCACCTCGAGTCGTGA
- a CDS encoding aldehyde dehydrogenase family protein: protein MTTDTALDIDGLIDPADAEAGPGTLRITDPRDGSLVGDIDASTPDEVYAAVRRSVDASAAWAATPPAQRGQAVRRAAHALAERAEELAELNERETGKPRGDALGGVGAGVDTLLQYSELGPVHRGKSLLGTLPAVDFSVPRPRGVTVALTPWNDPVAVAAGIIGAALVMGNTVVHKPSERCPHTGELLGRILAEALPDGVLVSVVGGGDVGDRLVAHEGTRVVAHVGSTAAGEAIARRAAGTPTHVIRENGGNDPLLVDAGVDPAWAAAQAALGSFANAGQICTSVERIYVHRDIADRFTAALVAEAERWNSSGDLGPLVDGRMRDAVHEQVAEALTEGARALVGGHVPDGPGSRYPATVLVDCTADMTVMTAETFGPVAAVQVVADFDEALARASDDRYGLAASVLTASMEHAQRAAAELPVGTIKVNGVFGGAPGGAAQPRGRSGSGFGYGPELLDEMSTTTVVHLGLPVLDAGDPHAATAPAEAAAGSARAGAGDTPLVDAPVEPASTADDAR from the coding sequence GTGACCACCGACACCGCACTCGACATCGACGGCCTCATCGACCCCGCGGACGCCGAGGCCGGACCCGGGACGCTGCGGATCACGGATCCGCGCGACGGGTCGCTCGTGGGCGACATCGACGCGTCGACGCCCGACGAGGTCTACGCCGCGGTCCGCCGGTCGGTGGACGCGTCCGCCGCGTGGGCCGCGACGCCGCCCGCCCAGCGCGGCCAGGCCGTGCGCCGCGCCGCCCACGCGCTGGCCGAGCGCGCGGAGGAGCTGGCCGAGCTCAACGAGCGCGAGACCGGCAAGCCGCGCGGCGACGCGCTCGGCGGCGTCGGCGCGGGCGTGGACACGCTGCTGCAGTACTCCGAGCTCGGGCCCGTCCACCGCGGGAAGAGCCTCCTCGGCACCCTCCCGGCCGTCGACTTCTCGGTCCCGCGGCCGCGCGGCGTCACGGTCGCGCTCACGCCGTGGAACGACCCGGTGGCGGTGGCAGCGGGGATCATCGGCGCGGCGCTCGTGATGGGCAACACCGTGGTCCACAAGCCGAGCGAGCGCTGCCCGCACACCGGCGAGCTGCTCGGCCGGATCCTCGCCGAGGCCCTGCCCGACGGCGTGCTCGTCTCCGTGGTCGGCGGCGGCGACGTCGGCGACCGGCTCGTCGCGCACGAGGGCACGCGCGTGGTCGCGCACGTCGGATCCACCGCCGCCGGCGAGGCCATCGCGCGCCGTGCCGCCGGGACCCCCACGCACGTGATCCGCGAGAACGGCGGCAACGACCCGCTCCTCGTCGACGCGGGCGTCGATCCCGCGTGGGCGGCCGCGCAGGCCGCCCTCGGCTCATTCGCCAACGCCGGCCAGATCTGCACCTCGGTCGAGCGGATCTACGTGCACCGCGACATCGCCGACCGCTTCACCGCCGCGCTCGTCGCGGAGGCCGAGCGCTGGAACTCCTCCGGCGACCTCGGCCCGCTGGTCGACGGGCGCATGCGCGACGCCGTGCACGAGCAGGTCGCGGAGGCGCTCACCGAGGGCGCCCGCGCGCTCGTCGGCGGGCACGTGCCCGACGGCCCCGGATCCCGCTACCCCGCCACCGTGCTCGTGGACTGCACCGCCGACATGACCGTGATGACGGCCGAGACCTTCGGCCCGGTCGCGGCCGTGCAGGTCGTCGCGGACTTCGACGAGGCGCTCGCCCGCGCATCCGACGACCGGTACGGGCTCGCCGCGAGCGTGCTGACCGCGTCGATGGAGCACGCGCAGCGCGCCGCGGCCGAGCTGCCCGTCGGCACGATCAAGGTCAACGGCGTCTTCGGCGGCGCACCCGGCGGGGCCGCGCAGCCCCGCGGCCGCAGCGGATCGGGCTTCGGCTACGGCCCCGAGCTGCTCGACGAGATGAGCACCACGACCGTCGTGCACCTGGGGCTGCCCGTGCTCGACGCGGGCGATCCGCACGCCGCGACCGCCCCGGCGGAGGCGGCCGCGGGATCCGCTCGAGCCGGCGCGGGCGACACGCCGCTCGTCGACGCGCCGGTCGAGCCCGCCTCCACCGCGGACGACGCGCGATGA
- the rfaE2 gene encoding D-glycero-beta-D-manno-heptose 1-phosphate adenylyltransferase, with translation MTSELRGIIGLLAERRPTVTVIGDVILDEWWRGHSDRMTREAPAPVVDVSERIQSLGGAANTAVNLASLGGTVRMVGLVGQDAAGDRVRDLLLAAGVDVSGLVHSPRLRTTTKTRIVGDDQVIVRVDDVHRGSVHRDDARALARAALEATAGVDAEIVSDYGTGTLHGVVLESLAARTSRPGLTVVDAHDPAIWAPLRPDLITPNAGEAGRLVDRPFARDEDRAAAVASLGDRILAAAGSATAVVTLDRDGTVVLGAGEPYRTRAHPVPEKQASGAGDTFVAALTLARAVGLPLPVAADFAQAAADVVVRLPGTSVCSAATLADHLGETRSRTVSQAELVDLVAGERAAGRRIVFTNGCFDVLHRGHTTYLRQAKRLGDVLVVALNSDDSVRRLKGSDRPVNTAEDRAGVLAELSCVDVITVFDTDTPIPLLEAVRPDVYAKGGDYTPEMLDETDVVRAYGGEVSILGYVPSQSTSSMVDRIRASAPDTGFTRPAGTATSAPAQPPAPAATADPDGSP, from the coding sequence ATGACCAGCGAGCTGCGCGGGATCATCGGCCTCCTCGCCGAGCGCCGGCCGACGGTCACGGTCATCGGCGACGTCATCCTCGACGAGTGGTGGCGCGGCCACAGCGACCGCATGACGCGCGAGGCGCCGGCGCCCGTCGTGGACGTGAGCGAGCGGATCCAGTCGCTCGGCGGCGCCGCGAACACGGCCGTCAACCTCGCGAGCCTCGGCGGCACCGTGCGGATGGTCGGCCTCGTCGGCCAGGACGCCGCGGGCGACCGCGTGCGCGACCTGCTCCTCGCGGCCGGCGTCGACGTGTCCGGCCTCGTGCATTCGCCGCGCCTGCGCACCACCACGAAGACGCGCATCGTGGGCGACGACCAGGTGATCGTGCGGGTCGACGACGTGCACCGCGGATCCGTCCACCGCGACGACGCCCGCGCCCTCGCCCGCGCCGCCCTCGAGGCCACCGCGGGCGTCGACGCCGAGATCGTCTCCGACTACGGCACCGGCACGCTGCACGGCGTGGTGCTCGAGTCGCTCGCCGCACGCACGAGCCGCCCCGGCCTCACGGTCGTGGACGCGCACGATCCCGCCATCTGGGCGCCGCTCCGCCCCGACCTCATCACCCCGAACGCGGGCGAGGCCGGGCGCCTCGTCGACCGGCCGTTCGCGCGCGACGAGGACCGCGCCGCCGCGGTCGCGTCGCTCGGCGACCGGATCCTGGCCGCCGCCGGATCCGCCACCGCCGTCGTCACCCTCGACCGCGACGGCACCGTCGTGCTCGGCGCGGGCGAGCCGTACCGGACGCGCGCGCACCCGGTGCCCGAGAAGCAGGCATCCGGCGCGGGCGACACGTTCGTCGCCGCCCTCACCCTCGCGCGCGCGGTCGGCCTCCCGCTCCCGGTCGCCGCCGACTTCGCGCAGGCCGCCGCCGACGTGGTCGTGCGCCTCCCCGGCACCTCCGTCTGCTCCGCCGCGACCCTGGCCGACCACCTCGGCGAGACCCGCTCGCGCACGGTGTCGCAGGCCGAGCTCGTGGACCTCGTCGCCGGCGAGCGCGCCGCCGGCCGCCGGATCGTCTTCACGAACGGCTGCTTCGACGTGCTGCACCGCGGCCACACCACCTACCTCCGCCAGGCCAAGCGCCTCGGCGACGTCCTCGTGGTGGCGCTGAACAGCGACGACTCGGTGCGACGGCTGAAGGGATCCGACCGGCCGGTGAACACCGCCGAGGACCGCGCCGGCGTGCTCGCCGAGCTCTCGTGCGTCGACGTGATCACCGTGTTCGACACCGACACCCCCATCCCGCTGCTCGAGGCGGTGCGGCCCGACGTCTACGCGAAGGGCGGCGACTACACGCCCGAGATGCTCGACGAGACCGACGTGGTGCGCGCGTACGGCGGCGAGGTGTCGATCCTCGGGTACGTGCCCTCGCAGTCCACGAGCTCGATGGTCGACCGGATCCGCGCGTCGGCGCCCGACACCGGGTTCACACGGCCGGCCGGCACGGCCACGTCGGCGCCCGCGCAGCCCCCGGCTCCCGCGGCGACCGCGGATCCTGACGGCTCCCCGTAG
- a CDS encoding DUF2795 domain-containing protein codes for MAIDPIALQKHLSGLDYPASKDAIVKKAEESGADSDTLDALRGIADTEYDAPTAINSAVSDAS; via the coding sequence ATGGCCATCGACCCCATCGCGCTCCAGAAGCACCTCAGCGGCCTCGACTACCCGGCATCGAAGGACGCGATCGTGAAGAAGGCGGAGGAGTCGGGCGCCGACTCCGACACCCTCGACGCGCTCCGCGGCATCGCCGACACGGAGTACGACGCACCCACCGCGATCAACTCCGCGGTCTCCGACGCGAGCTGA
- a CDS encoding DUF2087 domain-containing protein: MDHIDPRRLAAVLADAEMRAAYARVVLGSGLDGALAHLSPARARKARAALTGSGLVALDPGGTATAPDAVFRAILAQQPATPPAQGVERFLRDGRIAQWPAGPADLDDLLRHVVAQVLDPDEVLDERTLAARLLRLTDDHALLRRHLVDAGLVLRTRSGSEYARVTDEPA, translated from the coding sequence ATGGACCACATCGACCCGCGCCGCCTCGCCGCGGTGCTCGCCGACGCGGAGATGCGGGCCGCGTACGCGCGGGTCGTCCTCGGATCCGGCCTCGACGGCGCCCTCGCCCACCTCTCCCCCGCTCGCGCGCGGAAGGCCCGGGCGGCGCTCACCGGATCCGGCCTCGTCGCGCTCGACCCCGGCGGCACCGCGACCGCGCCCGACGCCGTCTTCCGCGCGATCCTCGCCCAGCAGCCCGCGACGCCGCCCGCCCAGGGCGTCGAGCGCTTCCTCCGCGACGGCCGCATCGCCCAGTGGCCGGCGGGCCCCGCCGACCTCGACGACCTGCTGCGGCACGTCGTCGCCCAGGTGCTGGACCCCGATGAGGTGCTCGACGAGAGGACCCTCGCCGCGCGCCTGCTGCGCCTCACCGACGACCACGCGCTCCTCCGCCGCCACCTCGTGGACGCGGGCCTGGTGCTGCGGACGCGCTCGGGCTCCGAGTACGCGCGGGTGACGGACGAGCCGGCCTAG
- a CDS encoding zeta toxin family protein has translation MQSEGDIDHLTRLRQLSRDGGPLGLDAPSASMANPAWYRAGRPTAARAVMHERLLSDAEASVPELGAHRRAVVLAGPPGAGKTSTRERTLGDAATGFLIIDADEFKKRLLKEAIADKSYESWIKPAAVRELEAAGERFHPMELSSLLHTESSFLADEQRARALRGGKNVVIDTVLSSDTKARQIMGELERAGYDVQVVDVEVPREVSEERIRQRWREGNEAAEKGEGLGGRWVPSEFGAWVYGEPGGGSRPEANARMVAAESPAVSRYRVYRTTAEQAEAKAPPVLETDMSRATRGGPLVSTRSAEAEMPGARPLPGIARAGRTTRGRAGPARVDRGR, from the coding sequence ATGCAGTCCGAGGGCGACATCGATCACCTGACGAGGCTGCGTCAGCTCTCTCGGGATGGCGGTCCGCTCGGGCTGGACGCCCCGAGCGCGTCGATGGCCAACCCTGCGTGGTACCGGGCCGGCCGACCGACGGCTGCGCGCGCTGTCATGCACGAGCGCCTGCTGTCGGATGCTGAGGCTTCGGTACCTGAGCTGGGGGCTCACCGGCGCGCGGTCGTGCTGGCGGGGCCACCGGGTGCCGGGAAGACCTCGACGCGAGAGCGCACGCTGGGGGACGCGGCCACCGGCTTCCTCATCATCGATGCGGATGAGTTCAAGAAGCGGCTGCTGAAGGAGGCGATCGCGGACAAGAGCTATGAGTCGTGGATCAAGCCCGCCGCTGTGCGGGAGCTCGAGGCGGCGGGAGAGCGGTTCCACCCGATGGAGTTGTCGTCGCTCCTCCACACGGAGTCCTCATTCCTCGCTGACGAGCAGAGGGCACGTGCCCTGCGAGGCGGGAAGAACGTCGTCATCGACACGGTCCTGAGCTCGGACACGAAGGCGCGCCAGATCATGGGCGAGCTGGAGCGGGCCGGGTACGACGTCCAGGTCGTGGACGTGGAGGTGCCGCGGGAGGTGTCGGAGGAGCGGATCCGGCAGCGGTGGCGCGAGGGGAACGAGGCGGCTGAGAAGGGCGAGGGGCTCGGGGGTCGGTGGGTGCCGAGCGAGTTCGGGGCGTGGGTGTACGGGGAGCCGGGCGGTGGGTCGCGGCCGGAGGCGAACGCGCGGATGGTCGCGGCGGAGTCGCCTGCGGTGTCGCGGTACCGGGTGTACCGGACGACGGCGGAGCAGGCCGAGGCGAAGGCGCCGCCGGTCCTCGAGACGGACATGTCGCGGGCGACGCGGGGCGGGCCCCTGGTGTCGACGCGTTCGGCCGAGGCGGAGATGCCGGGTGCGAGGCCGCTGCCGGGGATCGCGCGCGCAGGTCGGACGACGCGAGGGCGAGCCGGACCGGCGCGCGTGGACCGCGGGCGCTAG
- a CDS encoding helix-turn-helix domain-containing protein produces MADDDTWDALPATLRSADLQRILQIGQTTVSLWFAKGTIPGYRISHSWIAFRSEVREWLESTSTVPVPPHEPYPHPLDAYPDHLTHRDLMELFQKSRPAVLGWLRDGVIPAMRPGGRWLIEKAAVRRLLEETSNQRADFVPKGDRAAS; encoded by the coding sequence ATGGCAGACGACGACACCTGGGACGCGCTGCCGGCGACCCTGCGGTCGGCGGACCTGCAGCGGATCCTGCAGATCGGCCAGACGACCGTGAGCCTCTGGTTCGCGAAGGGCACCATCCCCGGGTACCGGATCTCGCACTCGTGGATCGCGTTCCGCTCCGAGGTGCGCGAGTGGCTCGAGTCGACGTCGACCGTGCCGGTGCCGCCGCACGAGCCCTACCCGCATCCGCTCGACGCCTACCCCGACCACCTCACGCACCGCGACCTCATGGAGCTGTTCCAGAAGAGCCGCCCGGCGGTCCTCGGCTGGCTGCGCGACGGCGTGATCCCGGCCATGCGCCCCGGCGGACGCTGGCTGATCGAGAAGGCGGCCGTCCGGCGGCTCCTCGAGGAGACGAGCAACCAGCGCGCGGACTTCGTGCCGAAGGGCGATCGCGCGGCGAGCTGA
- a CDS encoding M23 family metallopeptidase, whose product MNGGGKGILILIGTPAALMGMIVFLVLFGFGGDDASACTTQGAASSSTGPRTPVDGYSGDQLDNAAAIMDAAAGLGLSRQAQVLGVMAAMGESSLRAIDYGDDAVNPDGSIADSIGLFQQQSSWGTVQERMDPTSSAKLFLTRLQKVEGWATLEPTLAIHAVQINADPYHYRRFQQPAEDVVAQLSGASAAAPAATPVASGTPDPSATPAPVGGCSAGGTVLPLKAPFDQTSGYGPRVSPTAGASSWHPANDYQTRETGTSSGRSGYSCGSPVLAAQAGSVTTAGGYTVSIRSAAGYTISYLHMYEPDMEVHVGDAVTPGQEIGKVGSNGPSTGCHLDIRIDVAGSTDPRVSGLPQSQTQGAPVSGYVDPEAFFAAFGVTLCGGECRHASS is encoded by the coding sequence GTGAACGGCGGCGGCAAGGGGATCCTGATCCTCATCGGCACGCCCGCGGCGCTGATGGGGATGATCGTCTTCCTGGTGCTCTTCGGCTTCGGCGGCGACGACGCGTCCGCCTGCACGACGCAGGGCGCGGCGTCCTCGTCGACCGGGCCGCGCACGCCCGTCGACGGCTACTCGGGGGACCAGCTCGACAACGCCGCCGCGATCATGGACGCCGCCGCCGGGCTCGGCCTCTCCCGGCAGGCGCAGGTGCTCGGGGTCATGGCCGCGATGGGGGAGTCGTCGCTGCGCGCCATCGACTACGGCGACGACGCGGTGAACCCGGACGGCTCCATCGCCGACTCGATCGGGCTCTTCCAGCAGCAGTCGTCGTGGGGCACGGTGCAGGAGCGCATGGATCCGACGTCGAGCGCGAAGCTGTTCCTCACCCGGCTGCAGAAGGTGGAGGGGTGGGCGACGCTCGAGCCGACCCTCGCGATCCACGCGGTGCAGATCAACGCGGATCCGTACCACTACCGGAGGTTCCAGCAGCCGGCCGAGGACGTGGTCGCGCAGCTGTCGGGCGCCTCGGCCGCAGCTCCGGCGGCGACCCCCGTCGCGTCCGGCACGCCGGATCCCTCCGCCACCCCCGCGCCCGTCGGCGGCTGCTCGGCCGGCGGCACCGTGCTCCCGCTGAAGGCGCCCTTCGACCAGACCTCCGGGTACGGGCCCCGCGTGAGCCCGACCGCGGGCGCATCCTCCTGGCACCCCGCGAACGACTACCAGACGCGCGAGACGGGGACGTCCTCCGGGCGGAGCGGCTACTCGTGCGGCTCGCCCGTGCTCGCCGCGCAGGCCGGCAGCGTGACGACCGCGGGCGGCTACACGGTGTCGATCCGCTCGGCCGCGGGCTACACGATCAGCTACCTGCACATGTACGAGCCGGACATGGAGGTCCACGTCGGGGACGCCGTGACCCCCGGCCAGGAGATCGGGAAGGTCGGGTCGAACGGCCCGTCGACGGGGTGCCACCTCGACATCCGCATCGACGTCGCGGGATCCACCGACCCGCGCGTCAGCGGCCTGCCGCAGTCGCAGACGCAGGGGGCGCCGGTGAGCGGCTACGTCGATCCCGAGGCGTTCTTCGCCGCGTTCGGCGTGACGCTCTGCGGCGGGGAGTGCCGGCATGCGTCCTCGTGA